A stretch of Acipenser ruthenus chromosome 1, fAciRut3.2 maternal haplotype, whole genome shotgun sequence DNA encodes these proteins:
- the LOC117411684 gene encoding frataxin, mitochondrial-like: MLGMASKGLCIYKCLQNTKLQQTSAFINIQYRVIRVLSGSCQLYNNSNSFKHAFSWPPSLMRSQPGHPGTCWRTGVSVKFINPRPDKTWIQSIHCTCTRNIENTANASLIDEATYEGLAEETLDALAEYFEDLTEQPFTSAEYDVTFVSGVLTIKIGGDHGIYVLNKQTPNKQIWLSSPTSGPKRYDWTGRNWVYSHDGKSLHDLLTKEFSVIFNTKIDLSSLMHSGLENTN; encoded by the exons ATGTTGGGAATGGCAAGTAAAGGACtctgtatttataaatgtttacagAACACCAAACTTCAACAGACATCTGCATTTATAAATATCCAATACAGAGTTATCAGGGTGCTATCAGGAAGTTGTCAGCTATACAAT aaTTCCAACAGTTTTAAGCATGCATTTTCCTGGCCCCCCTCTCTGATGCGAAGTCAGCCAGGACACCCAGGAACATGCTGGAGGACTGGGGTATCAGTGAAG TTTATTAACCCACGGCCTGATAAAACGTGGATCCAGAGTATTCACTGCACATGTACAAGAAACATAGAAAATACAGCAAATGCAAG CTTGATAGATGAAGCTACTTATGAAGGACTTGCAGAGGAAACCCTTGATGCATTAGCAGAATACTTTGAAGATCTCACAGAGCAGCCTTTTACTTCTGCAGAGTATGATGTTACATTTGTG AGTGGGGTACTTACAATAAAAATCGGAGGAGACCATGGAATATATGTGCTAAACAAGCAGACACCGAATAAACAAATATGGCTGTCCTCTCCAACCAG CGGGCCGAAACGTTATGACTGGACGGGCAGGAACTGGGTGTATTCACATGATGGAAAGAGTTTACATGACCTTCTTACAAAAGAATTCTCTGTGATTTTTAATACCAAGATAGACTTGTCTAGTTTGATGCATTCTGGACTGGAAAACACCAATTGA